The Microbacterium horticulturae genome has a window encoding:
- a CDS encoding NAD(P)H-binding protein, producing MRIAIAGGTGTVGRLVADLVLNHGHEPIVISRSTGVDLVTGEGVDAVLGDVDVVIDVTSTPSMSAAASIRFFETVTKNLLAAEERAGVRHHVVLSIVGIDSAEKGYGYYQGKRAQERAVEAGAIPYSLVRATQFHEFARQMFERMKTGPFVLVPTMRSQPIDASEVAERLVELAEGAPAGRVADIAGPRVERMADMARRYGRAAGLQGRVVELSLPGSSGRQMRDGSLLAGTAAQVRGKDFAAWLREQTGSDGQAKNPKGTGIGGISIVRAPLPTAPEPSLSNARELVAGLQTAGMPITLTIEGDERRLPVHVDEVAFRALQEGAALVLTRTRGVDATAAVRYLPHAVEIEVGHGPGRLTAQAEHAMTLSRTRADIRRLGGAVTSGASDDGAFHVTATIPVAE from the coding sequence ATGCGGATCGCCATCGCCGGAGGCACGGGGACGGTCGGGCGCCTGGTCGCCGACCTCGTCCTGAACCACGGACACGAGCCCATCGTCATCTCACGGTCCACGGGTGTGGACCTCGTCACCGGCGAGGGGGTGGATGCCGTGCTCGGCGACGTCGACGTGGTGATCGATGTCACCAGCACTCCGTCGATGTCGGCTGCAGCATCCATCCGCTTCTTCGAGACCGTGACGAAGAATCTGCTGGCTGCCGAGGAGCGCGCGGGCGTACGCCACCACGTCGTGCTGTCGATCGTCGGCATCGACAGCGCCGAGAAGGGGTACGGCTACTACCAGGGCAAGCGTGCGCAGGAGCGCGCGGTCGAGGCCGGGGCCATTCCCTACTCGCTCGTACGGGCGACGCAGTTTCACGAGTTCGCGCGGCAGATGTTCGAGCGTATGAAGACCGGCCCGTTCGTGCTCGTGCCGACGATGCGCTCGCAGCCGATCGATGCGTCCGAGGTCGCCGAACGACTCGTCGAGCTCGCCGAGGGAGCCCCGGCGGGGCGCGTGGCCGACATCGCCGGTCCTCGCGTCGAGCGGATGGCCGATATGGCCCGCCGCTACGGCCGCGCCGCCGGGTTGCAGGGCCGCGTCGTCGAGCTCTCGCTGCCCGGTTCTTCGGGTCGGCAGATGCGTGACGGCAGCCTGCTGGCCGGCACCGCCGCACAGGTGCGCGGCAAAGACTTCGCGGCCTGGCTGCGCGAGCAGACCGGTTCGGACGGTCAGGCGAAGAACCCGAAGGGGACGGGCATCGGCGGCATCTCGATCGTGCGCGCTCCCCTGCCCACCGCGCCCGAGCCATCGCTGTCGAATGCGCGCGAACTCGTCGCCGGGTTGCAGACCGCCGGGATGCCCATCACCCTGACGATCGAGGGCGACGAGCGCCGGCTGCCGGTTCACGTCGACGAGGTCGCGTTCCGCGCCTTACAGGAAGGCGCGGCGCTCGTGCTGACCCGCACGAGAGGGGTGGATGCCACGGCCGCCGTCCGCTATCTGCCCCACGCCGTCGAGATCGAAGTGGGGCACGGGCCCGGGCGGCTGACCGCGCAGGCGGAGCACGCGATGACCCTCAGCCGCACGCGGGCCGACATCCGGCGCCTGGGCGGCGCGGTCACGTCGGGCGCGAGCGACGACGGCGCGTTCCACGTGACCGCGACGATCCCCGTGGCGGAGTGA
- a CDS encoding helix-turn-helix transcriptional regulator, whose translation MASAPQSPQTLAHLRRARDLMDREYARPLDVPTMAARAFMSPAHFSREFKTAYGETPYAYLMTRRIERAMALLRSGFTVTDACTAVGATSLGSFSSTFTEIVGEAPSAYRARPHDDTEALPECFARVLTRPTRYA comes from the coding sequence GTGGCATCCGCCCCCCAGAGTCCACAGACCCTCGCGCACCTGCGACGCGCCCGCGACCTCATGGATCGCGAGTACGCGCGCCCACTGGATGTGCCCACGATGGCGGCACGCGCGTTCATGTCACCCGCGCATTTCTCGCGCGAATTCAAGACCGCCTACGGCGAGACGCCGTACGCCTACCTGATGACGCGACGCATCGAACGGGCGATGGCGCTGCTCCGCAGCGGTTTCACCGTGACGGATGCCTGCACCGCCGTCGGGGCGACGTCGCTCGGTTCGTTCAGCTCGACGTTCACCGAGATCGTCGGCGAGGCCCCCAGCGCCTATCGGGCCCGGCCGCACGACGACACCGAAGCGCTGCCCGAATGCTTCGCGCGCGTGCTCACCCGGCCGACGCGGTACGCCTGA